The following coding sequences are from one Candidatus Nitrohelix vancouverensis window:
- the sdhA gene encoding succinate dehydrogenase flavoprotein subunit → MPRRKKKIIIIGGGLAGLSAAMKLCERDAEVVIVSFQNLKRSHSVCAQGGINAAIDAKNEGDTPEKHFYDTIKGGDFLAHQPLVRDMCHQAPAIIHLLDRIGVAFNRTGEGRLAFRRFGGTLYSRTAFAGATTGQQLVYSLDEQVRRFEHDGMVERLEWHEYLGAVIDDEGVCRGAVLHDLHTNKLFTVKGDAVILATGGPGQVYVRSTNSVVNTGAAATQAYLQGAKYGNGEFIQIHPTAIPGQDKLRLMSESARGEGGRVWVPRRADDKRDPKSIPESERYYFLEEKYPLYGNLVPRDVASREIYDIVYNHRLGVGGEPMVFLDLTHKSKAYLEDRLGGILDIYQKFTGDDPKITPMRIFPAVHYSMGGLWTDFERDSHGLIDHASPRNQSTSIPGLYAAGEADYQYHGANRLGANSLLSCIYTGLMMSRAVINFSNNLNRSFEDVPSTVYEQTQSYWENRFRDIRKMDGSENPYQLHKELGDTMMSSVLIVRDNKTLEKTQHAIEDIETRFKDVKCVDTSNWANPTPSFINQLYCMIHLSKIIAKGALMRDEFRGAHYKPDFDLRQPGDFDPFEYIDYLERKKNGEAMEDSHYPEGHLDYMKRFEENNKKWLKSSIATYKDNGPEITYEDVDTSIVTPRPRKYD, encoded by the coding sequence ATGCCGCGTCGCAAAAAGAAAATCATCATCATTGGCGGCGGACTCGCCGGATTGTCTGCGGCGATGAAATTATGCGAACGCGACGCGGAAGTTGTGATCGTCTCCTTTCAAAATCTGAAGCGTTCGCATTCGGTCTGCGCGCAGGGCGGCATCAACGCCGCCATCGACGCAAAAAACGAAGGCGACACGCCGGAAAAACATTTCTACGACACCATCAAGGGCGGCGATTTTCTGGCGCATCAACCGCTGGTGCGGGACATGTGTCATCAGGCGCCCGCCATCATTCATTTGCTCGACCGCATCGGCGTCGCCTTCAACCGCACCGGAGAAGGACGTCTTGCCTTTCGACGTTTTGGCGGCACCCTCTATTCGCGAACCGCGTTCGCCGGAGCCACCACCGGACAGCAGTTGGTGTACTCGCTCGACGAACAGGTGCGACGCTTCGAGCACGACGGCATGGTCGAACGGCTGGAGTGGCACGAGTACCTCGGCGCGGTGATCGACGACGAAGGCGTGTGTCGCGGCGCCGTACTTCACGATTTGCACACCAATAAATTATTCACGGTCAAAGGCGACGCGGTGATTCTGGCGACGGGCGGGCCGGGGCAAGTTTACGTTCGCTCGACCAATTCCGTTGTCAATACGGGAGCCGCCGCCACCCAGGCTTATTTGCAAGGCGCCAAATACGGCAACGGAGAATTCATTCAGATCCACCCCACCGCCATTCCGGGGCAAGACAAACTGCGCCTGATGAGCGAATCGGCGCGCGGCGAAGGCGGTCGCGTCTGGGTTCCGCGCAGAGCCGACGACAAACGCGATCCGAAATCCATCCCGGAGAGCGAACGCTATTATTTTCTTGAAGAGAAATACCCGCTTTACGGCAACCTGGTGCCGCGCGATGTGGCTTCTCGGGAAATTTACGACATCGTCTACAACCATCGCCTCGGCGTCGGCGGCGAACCGATGGTGTTTCTCGACCTGACCCACAAATCCAAGGCCTATCTTGAAGACCGGCTCGGCGGCATTCTCGACATCTATCAAAAATTCACCGGCGACGATCCGAAAATCACCCCCATGCGTATTTTCCCCGCCGTGCATTATTCGATGGGCGGGCTGTGGACCGATTTCGAAAGGGACTCGCACGGATTGATCGACCACGCGTCGCCGCGCAATCAGAGCACTTCCATTCCCGGCCTGTACGCCGCCGGAGAAGCCGACTACCAGTACCACGGCGCCAACCGTCTCGGCGCCAATTCCCTGCTGAGCTGTATTTACACGGGACTCATGATGTCGCGCGCCGTCATCAACTTTTCCAACAACCTCAACCGCTCTTTTGAGGACGTTCCCAGCACGGTTTACGAACAGACGCAGTCCTACTGGGAGAACCGCTTCCGCGACATCCGTAAAATGGACGGCTCCGAGAATCCCTATCAACTGCACAAGGAACTGGGCGACACCATGATGTCGAGCGTGTTGATCGTGCGCGACAACAAGACTCTGGAAAAAACCCAGCATGCCATCGAAGACATTGAAACCCGTTTCAAGGACGTAAAATGCGTCGACACCAGCAATTGGGCCAACCCGACGCCGAGCTTTATCAACCAGCTCTACTGCATGATTCATCTGTCCAAGATCATCGCCAAGGGCGCCTTGATGCGAGACGAATTTCGCGGCGCGCATTACAAACCCGATTTTGATCTGCGCCAACCCGGCGATTTCGATCCCTTCGAATACATCGACTATCTGGAAAGAAAGAAAAACGGCGAAGCGATGGAAGACTCGCATTACCCGGAAGGCCATCTCGACTACATGAAGCGCTTTGAAGAAAACAACAAGAAATGGCTGAAATCAAGCATTGCGAC